DNA sequence from the Streptomyces canus genome:
GGAGATTCCGGCTGCGGGGTCCGCTCTCCGTGGGACGCAAAGATGCTTCCCCTCGGGGATGACCCGATGCGGTGGGGCTGATGAGGTGGGGGATGTGCACCCCCGTATCCCCCGGCAGTCGGCCCGCGAACAGAGCGGCCCGCCGCCGGTCAGTCCGGACGGCGATGTCAGGCTCAGCGCGGAACTGACAGCGGTGGTGTCCGGTGCCCGCAGGCGCGCGCTGCGGGACGGGGACCGGCAGATCGACACGGCCCATCTGCTGCACTCACTGCTGGACGCCGACGCCGAGGCGTACGCCGTCTTCGACGCGGAACCCCAGTTGCCGAGGCTCCTCGGTTATCTCGTGCAGCGCAGCATCGGCTACGGACTGCGCTGGCAGAGCAGCATCGAGGACTCCGGCGCCGTCCCCGCGGTCACGGCGACCGAGGGCCTCTCGCCGCTCGCCGCGGGCGCGATGGAATACGCCTGCGCCCGGGCCGAGCACCGCGCCGACGGACCCGCCCGCGGGATCGATCTACTCGCGGCGATCCTGGTGGACCCCGAGTCCCGGGCCGTCGAGGTGCTGACCCGGGCGGGAATCGAGGCCCGTGCCGTGTCCGCGAGGATCGACGACCGTCTGCCCGGAGGCCTGTCGGGCGGCCCGCCACGGTCCAGCCGCTGAGACAGGAGTCATCGGGGGTGACGCTCATGTCGTCCCCTGTCATCATGGGCCGGTGCATACGTCTGAGAGCAGCGGGGTCAGTGAGGGGAAGGGCGTCGGACTCGGTCTCGCACTGGTGTCAGCGCTCGCCTTCGGCGGATCCGGGGTGGCGGCCAAGCCGTTGATCGAGGCGGGCCTCGATCCGCTGCACGTGGTGTGGCTGAGGGTGGCGGGCGCCGCCCTGGTGATGCTGCCGCTCGCCGTCCGCCACCGCGCGCTGCTGCGCAGCCGTCCCGCCCTGCTCGCCGGTTTCGGGCTGCTCGGCGTGGCCGGCGTGCAGGCCTTCTACTTCGCCTCGATCTCCCGCATCCCCGTCGGTGTCGCCCTGCTCGTCGAGTACCTCGCCCCCGCCCTGGTGCTCGGCTGGGTGCGGTTCGTGCAGCGGCGGCCCGTCACCCGCGCCGCCGCGCTCGGCGTGGTCCTCGCGGTGGGCGGGCTCGCGTGTGTCGTCGAGGTCTGGTCGGGTCTGAGCTTCGACGCCCTCGGACTGCTCCTCGCGCTCGGCGCCGCCTGCTGCCAGGTCGGCTACTTCGTCCTGTCCGACCAGGGCAGCGACTCCGGCGAGGTCCCCGACCCGCTCGGCGTGATCGCGTACGGCCTACTCGTCGGGACCGCCGTCCTGACCGTCGTGGCCCGCCCCTGGACCATGGACTTCTCCGTCCTCGCGCAGCGCGCCGACATGAACGGCACCCCGGTCGCGGCCGGTCTGCTGCTCGGTTGGATCGTGCTGATCGCCACGGTCCTCGCCTATGTCACCGGCGTGGTCTCGGTGCGCAGGCTCTCGCCGGCGATAGCCGGGGTCGTGGCCTGTCTCGAAGCGGTCGTCGCGACCGTCCTCGCCTGGGTGCTGCTCGGCGAGCACCTCTCGGCACCGCAGATCGTGGGCGGCGCGGTCGTCCTCCTCGGTGCCTTCATCGCGCAGTCCTCGACCCCGGCCAAGGGCTCCGTGGAACCGGTCGCGACCGGCGGCGCCGAAAGTCGGTTGTCCGCCCGGGAGAACGCCGCCTAGGCTCCCGGCCCATGCACACGCGCACACTCGTCGTTTCTCCGCCGGCCGCCTGAGGCGGGCCCTCCGGAGACCACGCCCGGCATGACGCCGGGCTGAACGGTGCTGCCCGCAGACGAAGTCCGCGGACCCCGCCACCGAGCGGGCGTCCTCTTCCGAACTTCCGCGCCTCGGCGCATCTGCGGAGAGAACACGTGTCGCATGCTGCTTCAGGCCTGCCCGTCGGGCGAGGCCTCATCTATCTGATCGTCGCCGGAACGACCTGGGGCACCGCGGGAGCGGTCGCCTCGCTGGCCTACCGGACCAGTGACCTGGGCCCGGTAGCCCTGTCCTTCTGGCGCTGCACGGCCGGACTGGCGGTGCTGTTCGCCGTCCGTCTCGTACGGCCACGCGCGCGTACGGCCGTCTCGGAACCGTTCGGCCGCAGAGCCCTGCGGGTCGGCGCGTCGGGCGTCGGTCTCGCGGTGTTCCAGACCGCCTACTTCGCCGCCGTACGGTCCACCGGGCTCGCCGTGGCCACCGTCGTCACCCTCGGCGCCGGCCCCGTGCTCATCGCGCTCGGGGCACGCCTCGCCCTGGGGGAGCGGCTCGGGCGCGGTGGAGTCGTCGCCGTCAGCGGAGCCCTCGCCGGACTCGTGGTGCTGACGCTGGGCGGCGCGGAGGCTTCCGTACGCCCCATGGGGGTGCTGCTCGGGCTGCTCTCGGCGGCCGGCTGCTGTGTGATGACCCTGATCACGCGCGCCGCCCGGGCGGAGTCCACCGGAACGTCCGTGGGGGTGTTCGCGGTCACCAGTCTCTGCCTGCTGCCCTTCGCGCAGGCCGAGGGCCTGGTCCCGCACACAGCCCGACCAGCCTTGCTCCTGGCTCTGTTGGTCTACCTGGCGACCGTCCCCACGGCTCTCGCCTACGCCCTCTACTTCGCGGCCGCCGCGGTCGTCCGCTCCACCACCGTCTCCGTGATCATGCTGCTCGAACCGGTGAGCGCGGCGGTGCTGGCCGTGGTGCTGTTCGGCGAGCGCCTCTCTCCGACCACTGTGGTCGGCACCTTGCTGATGCTGGGCGCGGTCACGGGGCTCGCGGTGACGGAGGCGCGTGTGCCCGCATGACGAACCGAGGGGGCCCTTCCGACGGAAGGGCCCCCTCGCTCAGGCCCGCTGCCGCCGCAGCAGATGCTCGCGCGCCGCCGCGTCCCCGGGACCGCCCCGGTCCGCCAGCTCGTCCGCGATCCGGTCCCGCACCTGAACCGTCCGCTTGCCTGCGTACTTGAACTTCGCCCGCACACCGGTCACTTCGAGTCGCAGCCCGCGAATCCCCGACAACTGCCTCCCGAACGGCACCTCGCCCGCCGCCACCCGCGCGGTGCCGCCTTCCGGCTGGAAGTGACCGACCTGGTGGTTCAGGAGCACGGCCTTCTCGGCGGGGTCGTCCACCACGTGGGCCCGGCACCGCAGTTGGACCGCCGCGTAGAAGCTCGTGGGTGTGCCGTGTTCGGACGGTACGTCCGGGTCGGCCTGCCACGGACCCGGGACGTACGCGTAGTCGTCGACCACGCTCAGCACGACGTCGGGGCTCGCCTCCAGTGCGCCCCACAGCGGGTTGGGTCGCGCGAGGTGTGTCAGGGCCTCGCTCCGCGAGGGGTCGTAGGCGAAATGCAGGGGCTGGACGAACGGGGGCTCGCCCGCAGGGCCGTTGACGGCGAGCTGCCCGAAGTCGTGGACGGACAGCCAGTGCTGCCACTCGGCGTCGTCGCGGGCCGTGTCCCAGGGGTGGATCAGCATCACAGCCCCGCCAGGTAGTCCGGGACCTCGGTGCCGGGGGCCAGGCCGTCGTCGGCGACCGGGGTGCCGTAGCCCTTGCGCAGCGGGACCACGCCGGCCCAGTGGGGGAGGGCGAGGTCCTCGGGCTCGTCGTTGACCCCGCCGGTGCGGAGCTTGGCGGAGACCTCGTCGAGGTCGAGGCGGATGACGGCGGTGGCGGCCAGTTCCTTCTTGTTGGCGGGGCGGGAGTCGAGAGCGCGACCCGGCACCACGTGGTCGACCAGCGCGTCGAGGGCGAGGCGCTTCTCCTCGGCGTCCGTGACGTCGTACGCGAGTCCGTGCACCACCACGGACCGGTAGTTCATCGAGTGGTGGAAGGCGGAGCGGGCCAGGATCAGCGCGTCGACGTGCGTGACCGTCAGGCAGACCGGCAGCCCCGGGTCGGCCTTGCCGGTCATCCGCAGCGGGCGCGAGCCCGTCGAGCCGTGGACGTAGAGCCGCTCGCCCACCCGGCCGTACAGCGTGGGCAGGACCACCGGGGCGCCGTCCCGGACGAAGCCGAGGTGGCAGACGTAGCCCTCGTCGAGTATCGAGTGCACCAGTTCCCTGTCGTACGAGGCCCGGTCGGGTGAGCGCGTCGGGACGGTGCGGTCGGTCGGCGCGTAGGCGGTCGGCTCCGGCGTGGTCGCGGTGGTCCCCTGCATTGCGGTCTCCATTGCACTAGTGCATAATCTGCTTTGTGCTAGGAGAATATCGGATCGAAGGCCGACGTGCATCGGAGATTGCGGCGAGCGTCGAGCGCGCGGTGGGTGCCGGAGAGCTGGCGCCGGGACAACTGCTGCCTCCCATGAGGGAGTTGGCTGTGGGGCTCGGGGTGAATCCCAATACGGTCGCGGCCGCCTACCGCACCCTGCGCGAGCGCGGGGTCATCGAGACCGCCGGGCGAAGGGGCAGCCGGGTACGGTCGAAGCCGGCCACCACGGGACGCGACTCCATCCGGGTCGAGGTCCCGGAGGGCGTGCGGAACGTGGCGAACGGCAACCCGGACCCGGCACTGCTGCCCCCGCTGGCGCCGGCCTTCGC
Encoded proteins:
- a CDS encoding Clp protease N-terminal domain-containing protein; the encoded protein is MHPRIPRQSAREQSGPPPVSPDGDVRLSAELTAVVSGARRRALRDGDRQIDTAHLLHSLLDADAEAYAVFDAEPQLPRLLGYLVQRSIGYGLRWQSSIEDSGAVPAVTATEGLSPLAAGAMEYACARAEHRADGPARGIDLLAAILVDPESRAVEVLTRAGIEARAVSARIDDRLPGGLSGGPPRSSR
- a CDS encoding FMN-binding negative transcriptional regulator, which produces MLIHPWDTARDDAEWQHWLSVHDFGQLAVNGPAGEPPFVQPLHFAYDPSRSEALTHLARPNPLWGALEASPDVVLSVVDDYAYVPGPWQADPDVPSEHGTPTSFYAAVQLRCRAHVVDDPAEKAVLLNHQVGHFQPEGGTARVAAGEVPFGRQLSGIRGLRLEVTGVRAKFKYAGKRTVQVRDRIADELADRGGPGDAAAREHLLRRQRA
- a CDS encoding pyridoxamine 5'-phosphate oxidase family protein, with protein sequence MQGTTATTPEPTAYAPTDRTVPTRSPDRASYDRELVHSILDEGYVCHLGFVRDGAPVVLPTLYGRVGERLYVHGSTGSRPLRMTGKADPGLPVCLTVTHVDALILARSAFHHSMNYRSVVVHGLAYDVTDAEEKRLALDALVDHVVPGRALDSRPANKKELAATAVIRLDLDEVSAKLRTGGVNDEPEDLALPHWAGVVPLRKGYGTPVADDGLAPGTEVPDYLAGL
- a CDS encoding DMT family transporter, translated to MSHAASGLPVGRGLIYLIVAGTTWGTAGAVASLAYRTSDLGPVALSFWRCTAGLAVLFAVRLVRPRARTAVSEPFGRRALRVGASGVGLAVFQTAYFAAVRSTGLAVATVVTLGAGPVLIALGARLALGERLGRGGVVAVSGALAGLVVLTLGGAEASVRPMGVLLGLLSAAGCCVMTLITRAARAESTGTSVGVFAVTSLCLLPFAQAEGLVPHTARPALLLALLVYLATVPTALAYALYFAAAAVVRSTTVSVIMLLEPVSAAVLAVVLFGERLSPTTVVGTLLMLGAVTGLAVTEARVPA
- a CDS encoding EamA family transporter — encoded protein: MHTSESSGVSEGKGVGLGLALVSALAFGGSGVAAKPLIEAGLDPLHVVWLRVAGAALVMLPLAVRHRALLRSRPALLAGFGLLGVAGVQAFYFASISRIPVGVALLVEYLAPALVLGWVRFVQRRPVTRAAALGVVLAVGGLACVVEVWSGLSFDALGLLLALGAACCQVGYFVLSDQGSDSGEVPDPLGVIAYGLLVGTAVLTVVARPWTMDFSVLAQRADMNGTPVAAGLLLGWIVLIATVLAYVTGVVSVRRLSPAIAGVVACLEAVVATVLAWVLLGEHLSAPQIVGGAVVLLGAFIAQSSTPAKGSVEPVATGGAESRLSARENAA